The Polyangium mundeleinium genome contains the following window.
GCGAGGCTCGTCGCCACGACGCCCTCGTCCGTGCCGAGCCCGCGCACGACCTCCAAGAGCTCCATCACGGGCGGCGGGTTGAAGAAGTGCAGGCCGATCGTGCGCGCCGCGGCGGCCGTGCGCGTGCCGATCTCGGTGATCGACAAGCTCGACGTGTTCGTCCCGAGGATCGCGCGCTCCGGCGCGAGCGCCTTCACCTCGCGGAGCAGCCCGACCTTGAGCTCCATCTGCTCGGGCGCGGACTCGACCACGAGGTCCACGTCGTTACACGCCTGGGCGAGATCGGACGTGGGCACGAGCGCGCCGATGAGCTCGCTGCGCGCCTCGTTCAGCATCTTGCCCTTCTGCACGAGCCGATCCGTCGCCTGCTTGATCGACTCGATCGCGCGCCCGATCCGCGCCCCATCGACATCGTAGAGATGCGTCACGTACCCGGCTTGCGCCATCACCTGCGCGATGCCCTGGCCCATCGTGCCCGCGCCGAGGACCACGACGCGACGCACGTCCGAGGCCTGCACGAGCTCGCTCATCGCGGCACCGGTTGCGCCGGCTGCGGCTGCGGCTGCGGCGCGCCGCCCTGCTGCTGCTTCGCGCGGAGCGCCTCGATTTGCTGCTGGATCTGCTTCGCCTGATCGGGCGTCAGCTGTCGCAGGGCGCCCGAGCCGAGCGGCGCCGGCGCCGGCCGCGCTTGCGGCACCACCGGCGGCAAGCGCGCGGGCTGCACTTGAGGCTGCTGGGCTTGCGGCTGCGGCGCGGCTTGCGGCGCGGCCTGGGCGGGCGCCGTATCGGCCTTCGGCTGGGCCTCGTCGCCGCTGCCCGAGAGCAGCCACGCGGTGCCCGCGAAGAAGAACAACAAGAGCCCCACGATCGGGATCCACGTGGGCGTGCGCGGCTCGTCGGCCGGCAGCTCCTGCACGGGATCGTTGTCGAAGTGATCGTGATCGTGGGAGGCGTGGTGGCCCGCGGCGTGAGCTCCGTG
Protein-coding sequences here:
- a CDS encoding 3-hydroxyacyl-CoA dehydrogenase family protein; amino-acid sequence: MSELVQASDVRRVVVLGAGTMGQGIAQVMAQAGYVTHLYDVDGARIGRAIESIKQATDRLVQKGKMLNEARSELIGALVPTSDLAQACNDVDLVVESAPEQMELKVGLLREVKALAPERAILGTNTSSLSITEIGTRTAAAARTIGLHFFNPPPVMELLEVVRGLGTDEGVVATSLAIAKRIGKTPIVVNDMPGFATSRLGVVIGAEAMRMLESGVASAEDIDRAMELGYRHPMGPLKLTDLVGLDVRLMILEHLHREIGEQFRPPAILRQMVRAGRLGKKSGEGFYRWTESGPVPIVHKR